In one window of Armatimonadota bacterium DNA:
- the ispH gene encoding 4-hydroxy-3-methylbut-2-enyl diphosphate reductase, whose protein sequence is MEIIVAENAGFCFGVERALQMVKERGEQTDAPIVTLGPLIHNPQVVERLREQGVSQVSSVRAATEGALVIPSHGISPEVAREARERGLHLLDATCPFVARAQDNARALAADGYQVVILGDKGHPEVAGLVGAAGGQAVVVQDEAELDVVRLRARVGMVVQTTQTSARLRAVAGALAERCRELRAFNTICAATSQRQESALSLAQRVDAMVVVGGKISANTNRLHQLCEQTGVPTYHVETAAELNPDWFEGKGKVGVTAGASTPDWVIQDVVEALRAMGD, encoded by the coding sequence GTGGAAATCATCGTCGCGGAAAATGCGGGTTTCTGCTTCGGCGTCGAGCGCGCGCTCCAGATGGTGAAGGAGCGCGGCGAGCAGACCGACGCGCCCATCGTCACGCTCGGCCCGTTGATCCATAACCCACAGGTCGTCGAGCGATTGCGCGAGCAGGGCGTGAGCCAAGTGTCATCAGTGCGCGCGGCGACGGAAGGTGCGCTCGTCATACCGTCGCACGGGATCAGCCCCGAGGTCGCTCGCGAGGCACGCGAGCGCGGGCTGCACCTGCTGGACGCCACGTGCCCGTTTGTCGCGCGTGCTCAGGACAACGCCAGGGCGTTGGCGGCGGACGGTTACCAAGTGGTCATCTTGGGTGACAAGGGGCATCCCGAGGTCGCGGGCCTGGTCGGCGCCGCCGGCGGACAGGCTGTCGTGGTGCAGGATGAGGCCGAGTTGGATGTGGTGCGGCTGAGGGCGCGCGTCGGCATGGTGGTGCAGACGACGCAGACGTCGGCGCGGTTGAGAGCGGTGGCAGGGGCTCTCGCGGAACGATGCCGCGAGCTGCGCGCCTTCAATACGATCTGCGCGGCGACATCCCAGCGTCAGGAGTCGGCGCTGAGTCTCGCGCAACGCGTGGACGCGATGGTCGTCGTCGGCGGCAAGATCAGCGCCAACACCAACCGTCTGCACCAGTTGTGCGAACAGACGGGTGTGCCGACGTATCACGTCGAAACCGCCGCCGAACTCAATCCGGACTGGTTCGAGGGTAAGGGCA
- a CDS encoding copper transporter: MPVDFRYHLASLVAVFCALLIGILLGIALVGDPSLPSQLRAFKQQRSDMQRRIEKLEKSGDNSRAFGKQILPYLTERRLRGTRVAVLLNRDLSDTPWVESVITTIGQAGAQVLSNTSILPSFLELDREDAAKVLEESDLPVPVVGDLRGIVAGKMVVRIAEGRADLPYRLRQLGLIGVAGDYSQAAHVVLLVGGTDSDFSSVNAIDLPMIRALQEAGQRVVACESSEARVSAMHHYQRRAISTVDNADTAAGHLALVLVLAGADGDFGVKSTADQLLPELTPSWR; this comes from the coding sequence ATGCCTGTTGACTTCCGGTATCATCTCGCGAGCCTGGTCGCGGTTTTCTGCGCGTTGCTGATTGGCATTCTCCTTGGGATCGCGCTGGTCGGCGACCCGTCGCTCCCGAGCCAGCTGCGAGCCTTCAAGCAGCAACGCAGCGACATGCAGCGGCGCATCGAGAAGCTCGAGAAGTCCGGGGACAACAGCCGCGCGTTTGGCAAGCAGATTCTGCCCTACCTTACGGAGCGCCGCCTTCGCGGAACTCGTGTCGCCGTCCTATTGAATCGCGATCTCAGCGATACTCCGTGGGTCGAGAGCGTCATCACTACGATCGGTCAGGCCGGGGCGCAGGTGCTCTCCAACACCTCCATCCTTCCCTCATTTCTCGAACTCGACCGCGAAGACGCCGCCAAGGTTCTCGAGGAGTCCGATCTACCCGTCCCTGTTGTCGGCGATTTGCGCGGCATTGTCGCGGGCAAGATGGTCGTGCGCATTGCCGAGGGCAGAGCCGATCTGCCATATCGCCTGCGTCAACTCGGCCTCATTGGCGTCGCGGGGGACTACAGCCAAGCGGCACACGTCGTGCTCCTGGTCGGCGGCACCGACAGCGATTTCTCTTCGGTCAACGCGATTGATCTGCCCATGATTCGTGCGCTGCAAGAAGCGGGGCAGCGGGTCGTCGCGTGCGAGTCGAGCGAAGCACGCGTGTCGGCCATGCATCATTACCAGCGGCGTGCGATATCCACTGTGGATAATGCGGACACCGCCGCCGGCCACCTTGCCCTGGTTCTCGTTCTCGCCGGCGCCGACGGCGACTTCGGTGTGAAGAGCACTGCTGATCAGCTTCTCCCCGAACTGACCCCGTCATGGAGATAG
- a CDS encoding glycosyltransferase, with amino-acid sequence MSTATPAVPPISVVIPAYNEERRVGATVAAARAIPDVAEVIAVDDGSHDRTAEEAVKAGATVIRAPHRGKAAALRRGVARATGGLVILLDADLGESARNAHALAEPVRTGRADMTIAVLPAPRKRGGFGIALRTARACLWLLTGRVFVAPLSGQRCMTAGLARALPWGRGFGAEVAATTDAAALGARIEETPADLSHASTGRTLAGFAHRARQFWAVVATCAPRALYPIGPTAQPAPLRRLVLAVGAWVILVAVALRLHLWLGIGVAAAAAAIGAITVSMAVNQLAGVSRPNYLGHRIAAAGGVGFPMGPIAASGIAAAGGLHQGGIFVLTAIGAAVMAITGLADDVYGSREVSGLRGHIGSLARGRITTGIIKAVAGVTVGLVAGWFLAAGNVPVALLNAAVIALSTNFVNLLDVRPGRAIKGFLLLAAIAVATDRYALWAVGPIGAVALAFAPLDFGGRAMMGDAGANALGVAAGIALAAVMPLWGKLVLAAALVGIHLYSERRSLGEAVERSRALRWLDRLGRPEQYAP; translated from the coding sequence ATGTCCACGGCCACGCCCGCTGTGCCGCCGATCTCAGTTGTCATCCCGGCGTACAACGAGGAGAGGCGAGTCGGCGCCACGGTTGCCGCCGCGCGCGCGATCCCGGATGTAGCCGAGGTGATAGCGGTTGATGACGGGTCCCACGATCGCACCGCCGAGGAAGCTGTAAAGGCGGGCGCGACCGTGATCCGCGCCCCGCATCGGGGGAAAGCCGCGGCGCTGCGGCGGGGCGTCGCGAGGGCGACCGGCGGCCTTGTAATCCTGCTCGACGCGGATCTCGGCGAGAGCGCCCGCAACGCGCACGCGCTCGCCGAGCCGGTGCGCACAGGCCGCGCCGACATGACGATTGCGGTGCTTCCGGCGCCGCGCAAACGAGGGGGATTCGGCATCGCGCTCCGGACGGCCAGGGCCTGTCTCTGGCTGCTCACTGGGCGCGTATTCGTCGCGCCCCTCTCCGGCCAACGGTGCATGACGGCCGGTCTGGCGCGCGCGCTCCCTTGGGGGCGCGGGTTCGGGGCCGAGGTCGCCGCGACGACAGACGCTGCAGCTCTCGGCGCGCGCATTGAAGAGACGCCTGCGGACTTGAGCCATGCCTCCACTGGGCGCACGCTCGCGGGATTCGCACACCGGGCGCGCCAGTTCTGGGCGGTCGTCGCGACGTGTGCCCCTCGCGCCCTATATCCTATCGGACCGACGGCGCAGCCTGCGCCATTGCGCAGGCTGGTGCTCGCCGTCGGCGCGTGGGTGATTCTGGTCGCGGTCGCCCTTCGTCTGCACCTATGGCTCGGAATCGGTGTTGCGGCGGCCGCCGCGGCGATCGGCGCGATAACCGTCTCTATGGCAGTCAACCAGCTTGCCGGCGTCAGCCGCCCCAACTACCTCGGGCACCGTATTGCGGCGGCAGGCGGTGTCGGCTTCCCCATGGGGCCCATCGCGGCATCGGGCATTGCGGCTGCCGGTGGGCTTCACCAGGGCGGCATCTTCGTCCTGACCGCGATCGGCGCGGCCGTGATGGCGATTACCGGGCTGGCGGACGATGTCTACGGATCGCGCGAAGTCTCCGGCCTCCGCGGGCACATTGGCAGCCTCGCGCGCGGCAGGATCACCACGGGCATCATCAAGGCCGTAGCCGGGGTTACGGTCGGCCTGGTCGCGGGGTGGTTTCTCGCCGCGGGCAACGTGCCCGTTGCCTTGCTCAACGCGGCGGTTATTGCACTCAGCACGAACTTCGTCAACCTGCTCGATGTCCGGCCCGGACGTGCCATCAAAGGATTCCTGCTGCTGGCCGCCATAGCGGTCGCGACCGATCGGTATGCCCTGTGGGCCGTCGGCCCGATCGGCGCAGTCGCGCTTGCGTTTGCCCCGCTTGACTTCGGGGGGCGCGCGATGATGGGTGATGCAGGGGCGAATGCGTTGGGCGTTGCGGCGGGTATCGCTCTGGCCGCCGTCATGCCGTTATGGGGCAAGCTGGTTTTGGCTGCAGCCCTGGTGGGCATTCATCTATACAGCGAACGTCGCTCCCTTGGCGAAGCCGTCGAGCGCTCGCGCGCGCTGCGCTGGTTGGACCGACTCGGCCGCCCTGAGCAGTACGCCCCGTGA